In Verrucomicrobiia bacterium, the following are encoded in one genomic region:
- a CDS encoding DUF1593 domain-containing protein: protein MTKACNPGALLSVLLAASLAAAEKPRCVVVSDMTHDDGNSLIRMLYYANELDLEAITIAPQEPDHRWNSDAPWKKVQAILDAYAKVYDRLKAHDPAYPTPEYLRRITKRGHGALPIIWLTKGHKVDDWIGEGRTPNGQPKDSEASDFLVEVLLRDNPRPLYVGLWGAPLVFSQALYCLQSRQPAERVAQIMAKVHVYSIHLQDITMDYFFDLPRWQATPPGKIQDFAWTPWSGPRFLHPPARLLVDINHFWFYIGESQAITAQVPEHGPLAALYDRGGEGDTPAFLFLLSANLGLNDPWDPTQGSWGGRFTPGKGDGQPWPNVFSTARVRDRELKRWAPDVRASFLARLQYTIKPPGEVNHPPRVVLNGDRSAKVLRLAARPGQTLTLDAAGTADPDGNELTYKWWHYQETGTYSKPLKLPEAHQPVLRWTAPDDLGDQTVHLVLEVRDNGSPSLVAYRRVILTGTPAP, encoded by the coding sequence ATGACAAAAGCGTGCAACCCCGGCGCCCTCCTCTCTGTGCTCCTGGCCGCCAGCCTGGCGGCAGCGGAGAAACCGCGTTGCGTGGTGGTCAGCGATATGACTCACGACGACGGCAACTCGCTGATCCGCATGTTGTATTACGCCAACGAGCTGGATCTTGAAGCGATCACCATCGCGCCCCAGGAGCCGGACCACCGGTGGAACTCCGACGCCCCTTGGAAAAAAGTGCAGGCGATTTTAGACGCCTACGCCAAAGTCTATGACCGGCTCAAGGCGCACGACCCGGCCTATCCCACCCCCGAATACTTACGCCGCATCACCAAACGCGGCCACGGCGCCCTGCCAATCATCTGGCTGACCAAGGGCCATAAAGTGGACGACTGGATCGGTGAAGGCCGCACGCCCAACGGCCAGCCCAAGGACTCCGAGGCTTCAGACTTTTTGGTCGAAGTGCTGCTGCGCGACAATCCTCGCCCCTTGTACGTCGGTCTGTGGGGCGCGCCTCTGGTTTTTTCGCAGGCGCTGTACTGCCTGCAAAGCCGGCAGCCGGCGGAGCGGGTGGCGCAAATCATGGCCAAAGTGCATGTCTATTCCATCCACTTGCAGGACATCACCATGGATTACTTCTTTGACCTTCCCCGCTGGCAGGCCACGCCGCCGGGCAAAATCCAGGATTTTGCCTGGACGCCGTGGAGCGGCCCCCGCTTTCTTCACCCGCCGGCGCGGCTGCTGGTGGACATCAATCATTTCTGGTTTTACATTGGCGAGTCCCAGGCCATCACGGCGCAGGTGCCCGAGCATGGCCCGCTGGCCGCGCTCTATGACCGCGGCGGCGAAGGGGACACCCCGGCCTTCCTCTTTTTGCTGAGTGCCAATCTGGGCCTGAACGACCCCTGGGATCCCACCCAAGGTTCGTGGGGCGGCCGTTTCACACCGGGCAAAGGTGACGGCCAGCCGTGGCCCAATGTCTTCTCGACCGCGCGCGTGCGCGACCGCGAGCTGAAACGCTGGGCGCCCGACGTGCGCGCCAGTTTCCTGGCCCGTCTCCAGTACACCATCAAACCGCCCGGCGAGGTCAACCACCCGCCCAGAGTGGTGTTGAATGGGGACCGCTCGGCCAAGGTTTTACGGCTGGCGGCCAGGCCCGGGCAAACCTTGACGCTGGATGCCGCCGGCACCGCCGACCCTGACGGCAACGAACTGACCTATAAATGGTGGCACTATCAGGAGACGGGCACCTACTCCAAACCGCTCAAGCTCCCGGAGGCGCATCAGCCGGTGTTGCGCTGGACGGCGCCCGATGACTTGGGCGACCAAACGGTGCATCTCGTGCTCGAGGTGCGCGATAACGGCAGCCCGTCCCTGGTGGCATATCGCCGGGTTATCCTGACCGGCACGCCCGCCCCGTAA
- a CDS encoding DEAD/DEAH box helicase codes for MELTVNRLRESTLKAYEARPALLREHYGIEQVVLAGGYGYRQVMELVQNGADAVLEACEQGNSLSSGNIVQVILRGSRLYVANTGAPLSEEGIDALMSSHSSPKRGNQIGRFGLGFKSLLRLGGCIDLFTRSCGAVRFDPERCRRELRERFGVTEVPGLRLAWSLDESERAADPLLADLAWAETIVRAEIKTADMEAHLRQEISAFPAEFLLFLPVSLVLELDDGEKPPRTICAKPNGVRRILRIGAEESLWQVVCREVAITDVRARADATHIHAREKVPVAWAVPLDAKREEAGRFWAFFPTHTPTYLPGIVNAPWKLNSDRNAIIGGEWNSALMYEAARLIVETLPTLSTPEDPGRPLDAFPRQLARTDEDAAPLVEAVWKALESAAAVPNAAGKLRPALKLWRHPLDDADIANQWQRLAKNEQKTELVHPSCYERQRGSRLNALAERLAARGTQTPHEPVLRKQAPSAWFAAVASTELARAVEVLKLAAAYADHCLPWEWSSQVRPTLAIILTDRGKLVTANQAVFAPEGTRVPDGRHPVARVLCEQAEARRIITEVMKVKPLDESVWLDVLREALRGIPDSPADSQDKGWLAFWNLLRKAPPGVAQEFITENGSQVQVRRNDGQWVPQDEVLLPGELVSAEESSSNKNVLVDPAVHATDIELLKRLGVSDFPKGKVTVRDCLALDNWLRHWRAYYRRHVDGRARWDYLKPSRFEFPKGWLFLPKLIGPARAKLTAYFIDQLGGGEFPESVQFGHSSVRSYPEIHVPHPLPWFLLQHGVVQVGDYIVCLAAILARRHEPALAKLPVWTQLKLALEKHDGVEPQVRATEKEIQALWHALIKLLATDGAVADDSLQALWSGAAKDGIVPETLPSATGAIPLSQVFVSGSPDLARRARTNGRIVVTLDNETLQLWLNKGAQNLESLMFPEWTQQIGPAALLVFTVPELAEVMQSEVKDTARCQPVAGLKLNIAGQAEPVPCLMWQNCLFLDLAELSKWSRAERLRHLLAEVAPAGWLMYTPEEALRILGDAQVDALRARVAGGNTLAERLLLAVGNRREPLEKALGGLAGMEFIRQCQPLQLAELILAQLGPATLVTLKDALKDEGLKPPSRWNSAEARAFVASIGFPEEFAASAEGRREPEEIISGPIDLPPLHDFQEEILAGIKTLLKSNQGRRRAVISLPTGGGKTRVTVEAAVLLVLKPEGEQRSVLWVAQTDELCEQAVQAFRQVWINLGAQRTNLRIIRFWGGHPDPAAYEPGKPVVVIASIQTLQNRMGGTNLEWLQKPGLVVVDECHHAITPSYTNLLRWLDAEAPRFGQPPKEEPPILGLSATPFRTDDEESRRLARRFDQRWLPPDQQNLHRKLLVQGVLAKVIAEPLDSGVAVSEDLLDELMSLLDSGGGPDFERQLENINQSLARNEQRNERLVARIKSAEEKSILFFANSVLHAEEMSARLNLERIPAAAVSGKTAPAARRYFLERYQRGEIRVLCNHTVLSTGFDAPKTDMILIARQVFSPVRYMQMVGRGLRGPKNGGTETCRIVTVLDNLGRFQDRHPYHYCQRYFSTNM; via the coding sequence ATGGAACTAACTGTCAACCGACTACGGGAGAGCACCCTTAAAGCTTACGAGGCGCGTCCGGCACTCCTGCGTGAACATTATGGAATCGAACAGGTGGTACTGGCCGGTGGCTATGGATATCGGCAGGTGATGGAGCTTGTCCAGAATGGAGCTGACGCTGTTTTAGAGGCTTGCGAGCAGGGAAATTCCTTGTCCTCCGGCAATATTGTACAGGTGATCCTTCGCGGCTCACGACTTTACGTTGCCAACACAGGCGCCCCTCTTAGTGAGGAAGGCATCGATGCTCTGATGAGTTCCCATTCTTCCCCCAAGCGTGGCAATCAGATTGGCCGGTTTGGACTCGGCTTCAAGTCATTGCTCCGGCTGGGTGGATGCATAGATTTATTCACCCGTTCCTGTGGGGCTGTGCGATTCGATCCAGAGCGGTGTCGGCGTGAGTTGCGGGAAAGGTTTGGTGTGACCGAAGTCCCGGGGTTGCGGCTGGCATGGTCGCTCGATGAATCAGAGCGGGCTGCTGACCCATTGCTGGCAGACTTGGCCTGGGCCGAAACCATCGTGCGTGCCGAGATCAAGACGGCCGACATGGAGGCCCACTTACGGCAGGAGATCAGTGCCTTCCCGGCGGAGTTTCTGCTCTTTCTGCCCGTCTCCCTGGTTTTAGAGTTGGATGACGGAGAAAAGCCGCCTCGAACAATTTGTGCTAAGCCTAATGGCGTTCGCCGTATTCTTCGCATCGGGGCGGAAGAGTCGCTTTGGCAGGTCGTTTGCCGCGAAGTGGCCATTACCGACGTGCGCGCCCGTGCCGACGCAACCCACATTCACGCCCGCGAGAAAGTTCCGGTGGCTTGGGCTGTGCCGCTGGATGCGAAGCGGGAGGAAGCCGGACGTTTCTGGGCGTTCTTCCCGACGCACACCCCAACTTACTTGCCGGGCATTGTTAATGCGCCGTGGAAGCTGAACAGTGATCGGAATGCGATTATTGGCGGGGAGTGGAACTCGGCGCTAATGTATGAAGCGGCCCGGCTTATTGTGGAGACGTTACCCACACTTTCCACGCCTGAAGATCCGGGGCGGCCTCTGGATGCTTTCCCACGTCAGCTGGCGCGTACGGATGAGGATGCAGCTCCACTGGTCGAGGCAGTCTGGAAGGCATTGGAAAGCGCCGCCGCCGTGCCCAATGCGGCTGGGAAGCTAAGGCCAGCGCTCAAGTTGTGGCGCCATCCACTGGACGATGCCGACATTGCCAACCAGTGGCAGAGGCTCGCCAAGAATGAGCAAAAGACCGAACTGGTTCATCCTTCCTGTTATGAGCGCCAGCGGGGCAGTCGGCTAAATGCCTTGGCGGAGCGGCTGGCCGCGCGCGGAACTCAAACCCCGCACGAACCAGTTCTGCGTAAACAGGCGCCTTCTGCGTGGTTTGCAGCGGTGGCTTCTACTGAGCTGGCCCGGGCAGTCGAGGTTTTAAAGCTCGCCGCAGCCTATGCAGATCACTGCTTGCCCTGGGAATGGAGTTCTCAGGTTCGGCCTACACTAGCAATCATCTTGACGGACCGGGGGAAGCTGGTGACGGCCAACCAGGCGGTGTTCGCCCCGGAAGGCACGCGTGTGCCGGATGGCCGACATCCCGTTGCCCGCGTGTTATGTGAACAGGCCGAGGCGAGGCGGATTATAACCGAGGTGATGAAAGTCAAACCGCTGGACGAAAGCGTGTGGCTTGACGTCCTTCGGGAGGCGTTACGCGGAATCCCCGATTCCCCTGCCGACAGCCAGGACAAAGGATGGTTGGCATTCTGGAACCTACTCAGAAAAGCTCCCCCGGGGGTAGCTCAAGAATTCATCACTGAGAATGGCAGCCAAGTCCAGGTCAGGCGAAACGACGGCCAATGGGTTCCGCAAGATGAAGTGCTGCTTCCAGGGGAACTGGTCAGCGCGGAGGAGAGCTCATCAAATAAGAATGTCCTTGTTGATCCGGCTGTGCACGCTACTGATATCGAGTTGTTGAAACGCTTAGGGGTATCGGACTTTCCAAAGGGGAAGGTTACTGTTCGAGACTGCTTGGCCTTAGACAATTGGCTCCGGCATTGGCGCGCTTACTACCGCCGCCATGTGGATGGACGGGCACGCTGGGATTACCTAAAGCCGTCAAGGTTTGAGTTTCCAAAAGGCTGGCTTTTCCTTCCGAAATTGATCGGCCCAGCTCGAGCAAAGCTGACCGCATACTTTATTGATCAGCTTGGCGGGGGCGAGTTCCCGGAGAGCGTACAATTCGGGCACTCCAGTGTACGAAGCTACCCTGAGATTCACGTTCCGCATCCTTTGCCTTGGTTTTTGCTGCAACACGGGGTAGTGCAAGTGGGCGACTACATAGTATGTCTTGCGGCGATCCTCGCGCGGCGGCATGAGCCTGCACTGGCCAAACTGCCCGTCTGGACGCAACTAAAGCTAGCGCTCGAAAAACACGACGGTGTTGAGCCGCAGGTGCGGGCAACTGAGAAGGAAATTCAGGCGCTGTGGCACGCGTTGATAAAGCTGCTGGCCACGGACGGGGCAGTTGCGGACGACTCGCTGCAAGCTCTTTGGAGCGGTGCGGCAAAGGATGGCATAGTTCCCGAAACGCTCCCTAGTGCGACAGGCGCAATTCCCTTGTCCCAAGTTTTTGTAAGCGGGTCGCCTGACCTTGCTCGTCGCGCTCGCACGAACGGTCGCATCGTGGTCACGCTGGATAATGAAACGCTGCAGCTCTGGTTAAACAAAGGAGCGCAGAACCTGGAAAGCTTAATGTTCCCTGAGTGGACGCAGCAGATCGGCCCGGCAGCGCTGCTTGTTTTCACCGTGCCTGAGCTTGCCGAAGTCATGCAGTCTGAGGTGAAGGATACCGCCCGCTGCCAGCCAGTAGCAGGGCTGAAGCTGAACATCGCTGGCCAGGCCGAGCCTGTGCCATGCCTTATGTGGCAAAATTGCTTGTTCCTCGATTTGGCTGAGCTGTCCAAGTGGTCAAGGGCCGAACGGCTTAGGCACCTGTTAGCCGAGGTTGCACCTGCTGGCTGGTTGATGTACACCCCGGAAGAAGCGTTGCGAATTTTAGGGGATGCACAGGTTGACGCGCTGCGCGCAAGGGTGGCTGGAGGCAACACGCTCGCCGAGCGATTGCTGTTGGCCGTTGGAAACCGGCGCGAACCGCTAGAAAAAGCTCTTGGTGGTTTGGCCGGAATGGAATTCATCCGGCAGTGCCAGCCGCTGCAACTTGCCGAATTGATCCTTGCACAACTCGGTCCGGCCACGCTTGTCACTCTGAAAGACGCATTGAAGGACGAAGGATTGAAACCCCCATCACGGTGGAACTCAGCCGAAGCCCGTGCCTTCGTTGCCAGCATCGGTTTTCCAGAGGAATTCGCCGCTTCAGCTGAAGGGCGACGCGAGCCGGAGGAGATAATCAGTGGACCGATTGATTTGCCGCCTCTCCACGATTTTCAGGAAGAAATCCTGGCTGGCATCAAGACCTTGCTCAAGTCCAATCAAGGTCGTCGCCGCGCCGTGATCAGCCTGCCAACAGGCGGCGGCAAAACACGGGTAACAGTCGAGGCCGCAGTGTTGCTGGTGCTCAAACCCGAAGGGGAACAACGCAGTGTGCTGTGGGTCGCGCAGACAGATGAACTCTGCGAGCAGGCGGTGCAGGCATTTCGACAAGTCTGGATCAATCTCGGAGCGCAGCGGACTAACTTGCGGATCATCCGTTTTTGGGGCGGACACCCAGACCCCGCGGCTTACGAGCCGGGCAAACCAGTCGTCGTAATTGCCTCCATTCAAACCCTGCAAAACCGAATGGGGGGGACCAATTTAGAGTGGCTGCAAAAGCCCGGCCTCGTCGTGGTGGACGAGTGCCACCATGCCATCACACCCAGTTATACAAACCTGCTTCGATGGCTGGATGCAGAAGCTCCACGTTTCGGACAGCCGCCAAAAGAAGAGCCGCCGATTCTGGGCTTGAGCGCGACACCATTTCGAACGGACGATGAGGAAAGCCGGCGCCTCGCCCGCCGTTTCGACCAGCGCTGGCTTCCGCCAGACCAGCAAAACCTGCACCGGAAATTGCTTGTCCAAGGTGTTCTGGCCAAGGTCATAGCAGAACCGCTCGACTCGGGCGTCGCCGTGTCTGAAGACCTTCTCGACGAGTTGATGTCACTGCTTGACAGTGGCGGGGGCCCTGATTTCGAAAGGCAGCTGGAAAATATAAACCAATCCCTCGCCCGAAACGAGCAGCGCAACGAACGCCTTGTCGCACGGATCAAGAGCGCCGAAGAAAAGTCCATCCTTTTCTTCGCCAATTCAGTGCTTCACGCAGAAGAGATGTCCGCCCGCCTGAATCTGGAGCGTATTCCAGCAGCGGCGGTGAGTGGTAAAACAGCGCCCGCGGCCCGGCGTTACTTCCTTGAACGTTACCAACGCGGCGAAATCCGCGTGCTCTGCAATCACACGGTTCTCAGCACCGGCTTTGATGCACCGAAGACCGACATGATCCTTATTGCCCGGCAGGTCTTCAGCCCTGTTCGCTACATGCAGATGGTGGGGCGTGGGCTGCGTGGCCCGAAAAACGGTGGCACGGAAACTTGCCGGATCGTGACCGTCTTGGACAACTTGGGCCGATTCCAAGACCGCCATCCCTACCACTACTGCCAGCGATATTTTTCGACTAATATGTAG
- a CDS encoding AraC family transcriptional regulator, whose amino-acid sequence MAICLNLAGHGKICAADGEAVQLEPGTAAFYGRRRGELHAERAGAQRHQFITLELSLAFLRRQKKDNPPWHSAVQRLLAGRTRLTLSDPVAFTPAHRLLIGTLRHPPPVAQVCRLWYQAKALEAASLFLVAPGPAEPCPDEQAASRLQRLNQERALAVAAYLREHLAEPLTLEQIGRAVGVSPCYLSRIFAQAMGCGIFQYLRDLRLDRAAELLRQGRGNVTEAAFSVGYSSLSHFSQAFRERFGCCPGLYPLQTPAQKPRS is encoded by the coding sequence GTGGCCATCTGTCTGAATTTGGCGGGCCACGGCAAAATCTGCGCCGCGGACGGCGAGGCGGTGCAACTGGAGCCGGGCACGGCGGCTTTTTACGGGCGGCGCCGTGGTGAGCTGCACGCGGAGCGGGCCGGCGCCCAGCGGCATCAGTTCATCACCCTGGAGCTTTCCCTGGCGTTTTTGAGGCGACAAAAAAAGGACAACCCTCCCTGGCATTCGGCGGTGCAGCGGCTGCTGGCGGGGCGGACCCGCCTGACCCTGTCCGACCCTGTGGCCTTCACGCCGGCGCATCGTTTGTTGATTGGCACTTTGCGGCATCCGCCTCCGGTGGCCCAGGTGTGCCGGCTCTGGTACCAGGCCAAGGCGCTGGAGGCGGCGAGCCTTTTTTTGGTGGCGCCCGGCCCCGCAGAACCCTGCCCGGATGAGCAGGCGGCATCCCGCCTGCAACGCCTCAATCAGGAGCGCGCGCTGGCCGTGGCGGCCTACTTGCGCGAGCATCTGGCGGAGCCGCTGACCCTGGAGCAAATTGGCCGGGCGGTGGGGGTCAGCCCCTGCTATTTGAGCCGCATTTTTGCGCAGGCCATGGGGTGCGGCATTTTTCAATACCTGCGCGATTTGCGCCTGGATCGCGCCGCCGAATTGCTGCGGCAGGGCCGGGGCAATGTCACCGAGGCCGCCTTCTCGGTGGGGTACTCCAGCTTGAGCCATTTCAGCCAGGCATTTCGCGAGCGGTTTGGTTGCTGCCCGGGGTTGTATCCGCTCCAGACGCCCGCCCAGAAACCCCGGTCCTGA
- a CDS encoding DUF1559 domain-containing protein produces the protein MRNNLKTSVGRPAGWWKAGFTLIELLVVMAIIALLASLLLPALSSARERARRTNCVSNLRQVYLAMAMYAQDNEDSMPVKYEVKKTSLKAEDVAKGKELQTLENGIHLLLAPYLGSNGRPPSRVFRCPSDHGDATDATPVFERRGTSYQVEGVDTGRKPQDLYKNRFSARGTMDMAFDLFKPWDSDDPRKVQEKISKGELGPVKWHAKVFNKVMGDGRVITIASKEQDKESKGETKDD, from the coding sequence ATGAGGAACAACCTGAAAACCTCGGTCGGCCGCCCCGCCGGATGGTGGAAGGCGGGATTCACCTTGATTGAGTTGCTGGTGGTGATGGCGATCATCGCCCTGCTGGCCAGCCTGCTTTTGCCGGCGTTGAGCAGCGCCCGCGAACGGGCGCGGCGTACCAACTGCGTTTCCAACCTGCGGCAGGTCTATCTGGCCATGGCCATGTACGCCCAGGATAACGAAGATTCCATGCCGGTAAAATATGAGGTCAAAAAGACTTCCCTCAAGGCGGAGGACGTGGCCAAGGGCAAGGAACTGCAGACGCTGGAAAATGGCATTCACCTCCTGCTGGCGCCGTATCTGGGCAGCAACGGCCGGCCGCCTTCGCGGGTGTTTCGGTGCCCGTCGGATCACGGCGACGCCACCGATGCCACGCCGGTTTTTGAGCGGCGCGGCACCAGCTACCAGGTGGAGGGGGTGGACACCGGCCGGAAACCGCAGGACCTCTATAAAAACCGTTTCTCCGCCCGCGGCACCATGGATATGGCCTTTGATTTGTTCAAACCGTGGGACTCGGACGATCCCCGGAAGGTGCAGGAGAAAATTAGCAAAGGCGAACTGGGGCCGGTCAAATGGCATGCCAAAGTTTTCAACAAGGTCATGGGCGACGGCCGCGTGATTACCATCGCCTCGAAGGAGCAGGACAAAGAGTCCAAGGGCGAAACCAAGGACGACTGA
- a CDS encoding PepSY domain-containing protein — MNPSPTPTVKPKNWLLLQSRVWHRWAGVIAALFLVVVSLTGIVLNYKKPIFQTLGLEPAPLAGDKEKTSSSAKSAGEPRQASHLQTLPVSMAQALAVAREQWGDAPLERVELKLEQGEWLYKIKRQGGAEIWISAATGAHFSKGAYEKARRAPDGTAIKSFDWGKFVLDLHTGKIGGPVGVAVMTGVAGVLFFLTLSGLYLWLKPLLLRRANAAARPSPAVAEGQARGALQTGVARAPTPATAARHGAGTS; from the coding sequence ATGAATCCTTCCCCTACTCCCACGGTAAAGCCCAAAAACTGGCTCTTGCTTCAATCGCGCGTCTGGCACCGCTGGGCGGGTGTCATTGCGGCCTTGTTTCTGGTGGTGGTCAGCCTTACCGGCATAGTGCTGAATTACAAAAAGCCCATTTTTCAGACCCTGGGTTTGGAACCAGCGCCCCTCGCCGGGGACAAGGAGAAAACGTCCTCCTCCGCCAAATCTGCAGGCGAACCGCGCCAGGCGAGCCATTTGCAGACGTTGCCAGTCTCGATGGCCCAGGCGTTGGCCGTGGCGCGGGAGCAGTGGGGCGACGCCCCCCTGGAGCGCGTGGAGCTGAAGCTGGAGCAGGGCGAGTGGCTTTATAAAATCAAGCGCCAGGGCGGGGCGGAAATCTGGATCTCTGCCGCCACAGGCGCGCACTTCAGCAAAGGCGCGTATGAAAAAGCGCGCCGTGCGCCCGATGGCACAGCCATCAAGAGCTTCGACTGGGGCAAGTTCGTGCTGGATTTGCACACCGGCAAAATCGGCGGGCCGGTGGGGGTGGCCGTGATGACCGGTGTGGCCGGGGTGCTGTTTTTTCTGACGCTTTCCGGGCTTTACCTGTGGCTGAAGCCCCTCCTGTTGCGGCGGGCCAATGCCGCCGCGCGCCCAAGCCCCGCCGTGGCGGAGGGCCAAGCCAGAGGCGCTCTCCAAACCGGTGTGGCGCGCGCCCCAACGCCCGCCACGGCCGCACGCCATGGGGCCGGGACATCGTAA
- a CDS encoding aminotransferase class I/II-fold pyridoxal phosphate-dependent enzyme produces the protein MPLFDKVRAFKSAEQVRAAGLYPYFRMISSAQDTEVIMNGRKVLMLGSNSYLGLTNHPKIKEAAMAAVAKYGSGCAGSRFLNGTLDLHLELEEALAKLVNKPAVLLYSTGFQVNLGVISVMAGKDEYILADKSNHASLVEGCRLALGDYSRFAHNDMEALEARLQKLPLEAGKLIVVDGVFSMEGDIINLPEVCRLAREYRAAVMVDDAHGIGVLGPGGAGTVAHFGLTDQVQFIMGTFSKSLASLGGFIASDAATIDYLKHHSKTVIFSASMSPANAAAVLAAVKIMQSEPERMARLWHNTERMKQGLLSLGFDLGGSQTPILPVYVRDLLKTFQFCKRLEQEGVFVNPVVSPGIPPGMELLRVSLMATHTDAQIDFALDKFAKVGRELGII, from the coding sequence TTGCCGCTGTTTGACAAGGTGCGCGCGTTCAAAAGCGCGGAGCAGGTGCGCGCGGCAGGGCTGTACCCCTATTTCCGGATGATTTCCTCGGCGCAGGACACTGAGGTGATCATGAACGGCCGGAAGGTGTTGATGCTGGGTTCCAACAGCTACCTGGGGCTGACCAATCATCCCAAGATCAAGGAGGCCGCCATGGCGGCCGTGGCCAAGTACGGCAGCGGCTGCGCCGGCTCGCGCTTTCTGAATGGCACCCTGGATTTGCACCTCGAGTTGGAGGAAGCCTTGGCCAAGCTGGTGAACAAGCCGGCCGTCCTCCTCTACAGCACCGGCTTTCAAGTCAATTTGGGCGTAATCAGCGTCATGGCCGGCAAGGATGAGTACATCCTGGCCGACAAAAGCAATCATGCCAGCCTGGTGGAAGGCTGCCGCCTGGCCCTCGGCGATTATTCACGCTTTGCGCACAATGACATGGAGGCTTTGGAGGCGCGCCTGCAAAAGCTACCCTTGGAGGCCGGCAAGCTGATTGTGGTGGATGGCGTTTTCAGCATGGAGGGGGACATCATCAACCTGCCCGAGGTCTGCCGGCTGGCCCGGGAATATCGGGCGGCGGTGATGGTGGACGATGCGCACGGCATCGGGGTGCTGGGCCCCGGCGGGGCGGGGACGGTGGCGCATTTCGGTTTGACGGACCAGGTGCAATTTATCATGGGCACGTTCAGCAAGTCCCTGGCCAGCCTGGGAGGGTTCATCGCATCGGATGCGGCGACCATTGATTATCTGAAACACCACTCCAAGACGGTCATTTTCAGCGCCAGCATGAGTCCGGCCAATGCGGCGGCGGTGCTGGCAGCGGTCAAGATTATGCAGAGCGAGCCGGAGCGCATGGCCCGGTTGTGGCACAACACCGAGCGCATGAAGCAAGGGCTCCTGTCGCTGGGCTTTGACTTGGGCGGCTCCCAAACCCCCATCCTGCCGGTGTATGTGCGGGATTTGCTCAAGACCTTCCAATTTTGCAAGCGGCTGGAGCAGGAGGGGGTGTTTGTGAATCCCGTGGTGTCGCCGGGCATCCCGCCGGGCATGGAGTTGTTGCGGGTGAGCCTGATGGCCACGCATACGGATGCCCAAATTGACTTCGCGCTGGACAAATTCGCCAAGGTGGGGCGTGAGCTGGGCATCATTTAG
- a CDS encoding NAD(P)-dependent oxidoreductase, whose product MKVLLTGASGLVGSHVLDHLVQAGVPVRLLLRATSPRQWIAPHGDKVEVQEGALDALEALGPALEGVTHVIHCAGATKALDREGYFRVNHAGTLNLVAAINRHASHIERLVHVSSLAVTGPATAARPARETDPPRPLTDYGQSKLAAEQVVREQCRVPAVILRPPGVYGPRDSEFFKLFKAVRRGLLPCFGGGRQQLSLVYAPDLAAAIVHCLTHPGAVGKVFHVAHAEVIHVRQVGEVAARYWGLKPVPLVLPVAALWPVCAAQEIINQVTRRPQVVNLQKYRELAAPGWVCDVSRLKECTGFSAPTPVEQGVPATLDWYRQAGWLQ is encoded by the coding sequence ATGAAAGTGCTGTTGACCGGCGCCAGCGGGCTGGTGGGCAGCCACGTGCTGGACCACCTTGTCCAGGCGGGCGTCCCGGTGCGGCTGCTGCTGCGGGCCACGAGTCCCCGTCAGTGGATTGCCCCGCATGGGGACAAGGTTGAAGTGCAGGAGGGGGCGCTGGATGCGCTGGAGGCGTTGGGGCCGGCCCTGGAGGGGGTCACACACGTCATTCATTGCGCCGGAGCCACCAAGGCCTTGGATCGGGAGGGGTATTTTCGCGTCAATCACGCCGGGACTTTGAACCTGGTGGCGGCCATCAACCGCCACGCCAGCCACATCGAGCGGCTGGTGCATGTTTCCAGCCTGGCCGTCACCGGGCCGGCCACCGCGGCCCGGCCCGCGCGCGAAACCGATCCACCGCGTCCCCTGACGGATTACGGCCAGAGCAAACTGGCTGCGGAACAGGTGGTGCGGGAACAATGCCGGGTGCCGGCGGTGATCCTGCGGCCGCCGGGGGTGTATGGGCCGCGCGACAGCGAATTCTTCAAGCTGTTCAAGGCGGTGCGGCGGGGGCTGCTGCCGTGTTTTGGCGGAGGGCGGCAGCAGTTGAGCCTGGTGTACGCGCCGGATTTGGCGGCGGCCATCGTGCATTGCCTGACTCACCCGGGGGCGGTGGGCAAGGTGTTTCACGTGGCCCATGCCGAAGTAATCCACGTGCGGCAGGTGGGGGAGGTGGCGGCGCGCTACTGGGGCCTCAAACCGGTGCCCCTGGTGCTGCCTGTGGCGGCCTTGTGGCCGGTGTGTGCGGCGCAGGAAATCATCAATCAAGTCACCCGCCGGCCGCAGGTGGTCAATTTGCAAAAATACCGTGAGCTGGCGGCACCGGGCTGGGTGTGCGATGTAAGCCGGCTGAAGGAATGCACGGGCTTCAGCGCGCCCACGCCGGTGGAGCAGGGCGTGCCCGCCACCCTGGACTGGTACCGGCAGGCGGGCTGGCTGCAATAA